Within the Chloroflexota bacterium genome, the region CGGCCGAGGAGGTGGCGTCGCGCTTTGACGTGTCGCGCGCGGAGCAAGACGCCTTCGCCGCGGAGAGCCAGCGCCGGGCGGCCGTCGCCCAAGGGAGCGGGCTCTTCGGCGAGGAGATCATCCCCATCGACGCCCCCAGGCCGCGGGGCGCCGTGGCGCGCGTGGAGCGCGACGAGCCGCCACGGCCGGACACGACTGCGGAGGCGCTCGCGGGCCTGCGGCCCGCGTTCATCCCCGACGGAACCGTGACCGCGGGCAACGCGTCGGGGATCGCCGACGGCGCGGCGGCGCTCGTGGTCAGCGCGGAGTCGCAGGCGCGGTCAGAAGGACGCCGACCGTTGGCCCGCATCCTCTCTTTTGCCACGACCGGCATCGACCCGATGATCATGGGGATGGGCCCCGTCGCGGCCGTCCGACGCGCCGTGGACCGGGCCGGTATCACTCTGAATCACATTGACCTCTTCGAGATCAACGAGGCGTTTGCCGCCCAGGCGGTGGCGGTCATGCGCCAGCTCGATCTGGACCCCGGGCGCGTCAACGTCCACGGCGGCGCGGTGGCGCTCGGCCATCCCATCGGGGCGAGCGGCGCGCGGATTCTCGTCACGTTGGTGCACGCCCTCCGCGCCCGCGGCGGTGGCTACGGCGTCGCGGCGCTCTGCATCGGCGGGGGGCAAGGGATCGCCGCGGTGATCGAGGCAAATCGGGACTAATGTCCTATTGTTCGCGGGTTTCTGCGTTCATACCATGACTCCACGACGGGCGGGATGCCGGCAAAGAAGACGGCCA harbors:
- a CDS encoding acetyl-CoA C-acetyltransferase, producing the protein MEQAVILAARRTPIGSFGGNLRELSPAALGAAAIRAALSSAQVEPANLDDVILGCVLQAGAGMNVARQAAVQAGVPVDVPAETVNRVCGSGLQAVVHAAEAIRGGFARMIVAGGTESMSRAPYLLPAARWGMRMGHGETVDAMLADGLVCAVAGCHMGMTAEEVASRFDVSRAEQDAFAAESQRRAAVAQGSGLFGEEIIPIDAPRPRGAVARVERDEPPRPDTTAEALAGLRPAFIPDGTVTAGNASGIADGAAALVVSAESQARSEGRRPLARILSFATTGIDPMIMGMGPVAAVRRAVDRAGITLNHIDLFEINEAFAAQAVAVMRQLDLDPGRVNVHGGAVALGHPIGASGARILVTLVHALRARGGGYGVAALCIGGGQGIAAVIEANRD